GATAGTGTTTGAATTCAAACATCCACTTCTTTGGGCCATGCAAATTGGACTAGGCCCTTCCAATCATGACTGCATTGGAGCCCTTTTtatcatcttctctttcttttaattttttaaaattcatgttAATCTATTTTACAAGAATCTATGCTTGATTTGTCAactaaaatttatgtgtcaatactgacgtagataatttttaatttttaatttaatttttattttttttacatggCCAACAAGGTGAGGGCCAATGACCCCCTCACTAGGCATGGGCGAGGGTCCcttatttcacaaaaataatatttattatataccAAAATTGAGATTAGGTGAAACTTAAACATGAATATGCAATATAATATCGAACTTCAACTTGTTAGTATTCGACTCAATAGTCTTACAAGTCTAATTGAgttattctttttataaattatttatatgaaatttcgAGCCCAGTCCATTTTTATttcaacataataaaattgaatccAGGCACAACTTTTGAatacttcaattttcttttctaggtgAGTTCAAGCAAGAAATTCAATCCTCGATCAAGCTAAgcttgagtgaagtttcacgcGATCAAACGTGTGAGTCGAGCTTGACATTGCATCAGCTGGTCTCAATGTGATTATCCTTCTATCTCAAGGACTAAGCCTAGGACGCTAGCGCTTAGACTTGATACCTCAAAGGTGGATTTGCACGTTCTTGCGCGTGGGCCGGACCCGAGACCTCACAGCCAGATTTATAAATTCTAGTGGCCGCTTCCGTCTTCTGAGTCCTTGGCTAATTCTTCATCGTTCCAGATTCGTTGGTCGATCACGTCGATCTCGCCCTCCAAACCCTGAGAGCGCTTGTTTCTTTGAAGCGAGCGAGAGCCAGAGCCGGGGCATAGGGAAGAGATCGTCAACTTCGCTGCCGATCGGGGAAGGGCAACCCCGGGTCAGAGGCCGCCTAGCATCTCCGAGAGCAAAGCCCACTCTGCTTTAGCTTTAAGCCCTTGATTTTCGTAgcaagactctctctctctctgttccgAAGCTTGGCATTCTAGTGAAGCACATATACCATCTGCTCTTCTAATGGCTGCTTCTTCGAATATCAGAAGATattaccatgtgttcctcagtTTCAGAGGGACAGATGTCCGCCACGGCTTCCTCAGTCATCTCTACGCGGCTCTGGACCAGAAAGGAATATACACTTTTGTGGATAGCGAGGAGCTTAGGAAAGGAGAGGAAATATCGCCGACGCTCGTGGGGGCGATCGAGGAATCTCGCATCGCGATCATTGTCTTCTCTGAGAACTACGCCTCCTCACCATGGTGTTTGGAAGAGCTCTTGAAaatcatggagtgcaaggagcaaAACGACCTGATGGTGTTCCCAGTGTTTTTCAAAGTGGAACCGAGAGAAgtgagaggggggagagagagttatAAGAGAGCTATGGATAAGCATGAGTCCAAGTTCGGGAAGGATtcagagaaagtgaagagatggaagaaggcTCTCCTTGATGCCGGTAACTTGTCTGGGTGGGACTTCGATGACAGGAACGCACAAATGTGATGCAGTGCTTTGCGATTGTTAGCTTGTGATTGTTTGTTAGATATCAAATCGTATGTATAGCTTCGAATTGCCGAAACGATGCATCGAGTTCTTTGAATTCGCAGTAGACACAAAAGTTGAAAGACCAAAATTTCAAGCTAGCAGAAATTTCTGTCTTAGATAAGTAGTGTGGTTCCTAGGACCCGAGTAATTAGTGTCTTCAGGCCTTTGTAATTTTCCTTCCGCAGACGTTGGCGCAGGTGTgtgttatttcttttcattttattatttgttaaTCTTCTTATGAAAGACGTTAGACGTTGAATTCCTGCCATGGCTTGAAATGGtaaaacatgtttctatttcttttgagTGCTCATCAGAGATGAAAGAGATGAAGCGAAGCTCATACAAGACATCGTCAAAGAATTATCAATTCGTCTCAGTCCAAGATACTTGGATGTTGCTAAGTATCCAGTCGGTCTAGAATCCCAAGTTCAAAAACTGATAAGTTTGTCAGAGTCAGCTGGTAGTGATGTTTTGATGATAGGTCTATGGGGACCTGGCGGCATAGGAAAGACGACGATTGCTAAGGCCCTATATAATGCGATTCAGACGCAATTTTGGGGTTTTAGTTTTTTGGCGCAAGTTAGagaaaaatcgaaccaaagCAATGGtcttgtttcttttcaaaaacaACTTCTATCTGAGATCTtacttcataaaaaattaacgGTCTACGATGTCAATGGAGGAATTAGTTTGATATAGGAAAGACTATGTTGCAAGAAGGTTCTCCTAGTTCTCGATGATGTTGATGACATGGATCAACTGAATGCATTAGCTGGAAAAGGCGACTGGTTTGGCAAAGGGAGTAGAATCATTGTTACATCAAGAGATAGACATTTATTAACTTCTCATGACAAAAATTATGTGTATGAAGTTAAAACTTTTGAAGACAATGAAGCACGAGACCTTTTTGGTAAGCATGCCTTTACAAACAGCAATAAAGTAGAAATAAGAAGGGATCTCATTGATGGAGCACTGCATTATGCCGGCGGCCTTCCATTAGCCTTGGAAGTGTTGGGCTCATTCCTACGTGGAAGAAAGGAACCTGAATGGAAAAGTACGTTGCATAAACTCTCTAAAATTCCTGAATCAAAAATCATTCGAGTTCTCAAGATAAGTTTCGATGGATTGGACGAGAATGAGAGGGAAATTTTCCTtgatattgcttgtttctttaagGGGAAAAGTATAAAGGACATCAAGGAAGTTCTTGACAGCTGTGATTTCGACACAATCATAGGAATAAAAATTCTCATCGAAAGATCCTTAATAAAAAATGAGGACGAGACCttgcaaatgcatgatttgattcAGTTGATGGGTCAAGATATTGTTAATCAAGCATGTCGTGATGATCCTGGGAAACGCAGCAGATTATGGCTTTTGGAAGATGTTGAGGACGTTTTTTGTTATAATACGGTAAAAGTTGTTTATGTTAGTTTTGCTACATTTCGGTTTACATTACTCTAATTTGAACGGTCTAACGTAAatctttattgaaaattttgtctaACAACCGAATTTGCTCCATTATGGATAGGGACGGATGCAGTAAAGGCCATAGTATTGGACTTGCCCCCACCAGCAGCCATAGTAGTGGACTTGCCCCCACCAGAAGCAATAATCATCAGACCTGATGCTTtcataaatatgaaaaagttgAGAATACTCATTTTTCTTGGAGTGCATATCTCTTCACAAGCTCAAGTACGTCTCCCTAGCGAGCTAAGATGGCTTGAATGGCCCAGTGCCCCGAATCTAGAATTTGGCTCTAGTCGAAATAAACTTGTGAGACTCAATGTCCCGAAAAGTCATATCAGAAAATTAGGGGGCAACTTTCATGTAAGCCATTGTGATGATTAGCTTTTCGTTTTTAtagctataattttttttttttttgcagagcTTAATGACTTCACTAGTATGTTTTTGCAGAAATTTGGAAAGCTGAAGTCCATCAATTTCAGTGAATGCAAGTCCTTGGTTAGTATTTGCGACCTGTCATCGGCTCCAAATATGGAGAAATTGATTCTTAATGGGTGTGAGAGCTTGGTGGAGGTTCACCCATCCGTTGGAAATCTTGTCAAGCTAGAAGTTTTATCGCTAGAGTCATGCTCTAATCTTAGTAATTTTCCCAACACACTGAGGACTAAATCTCTTCAAACCCTTAATCTCTCTGGTTGTTCTAAATTTGAGAAGTTCCCAGATATTGACGGAAAGATGGAACATCTGAAAAGACTTTATCTTCGTAGGACGGCTATTAAAGAACTCCCTGCAtcaattgaaaatcttgtctctGTGGAGTGGATAAATTtagcattttgcaaaaatctCGTAAGGCTTCCATGGCACATTTATAAGTTGAAAAAACTAGAGTTTTTGAATCTTCCTGACTACTCTAATTTAATCACGTTTCCAAACAACATGAAGGATTCAACTGATCCCAATGCTCGTGGGGAATTCCAAAATCTAAGGTTCCTAGAACTTAGCCGCTGCAATTTATCAGAAGTAGACTTCCTTGAGAGTTTTTCCAGTTTTCCCACATTGAAGTTCCTGTACCTTTTAGATAACAAGTTTACTCATCTGCCGACATGCATCAACAAGTACCATAGTTTGTACGAATTGTCTGTTGATAGATGCGAGCTACTAGAAGAGATTCCTCAGCTTCCACCAAATGCCGACCTATCAGCCCGATGTTGCAAATCTCTGCAAAAATTCCCAGATCTGGGGGGTCGCCCCGACCTCTCTCTTTCCGTTAACTTGACTTCATGTTGTGAATTATCCCGCAGAGGGGTCACTATGGCTGATGTGGCTGATTTGTCGTTACTagaggtctctctctctatatgtatatatatatatatgtcaactgCAAATGCTTGATATGCGTACTATCTGTGTGACAGGATCTACCAAAGGTGGATCTTCTCAACATTTGCCTACCTGGAAGAGAGATGCCTAAATGGATTCTCCCCTGTGAAGGGAAGTCCATATCTTTCATGATTCCTCAGGAGCTGTACGATAAGTTCAAAGGAGTAGCTCTCTGTGTTGTTCTTGGCCCGAAGGAAGGAAAAGTGGTCGATGCTTCATGTTCAGTTGGAACATTAACATATGTTAATGGCTGGTCAGCGGGTCAATTggcacaaaatttttattcaatggAATCTGACCATGTGTGGTTTCATTATCATCCAGACCTTTTTCTAAATCTGCGAAATGATTGGAGTCATTACCAAGTTTGCCTCTGGGCAGAAAAAGCAAGCATAAAGAAGTGTGGATTCTGTCCAATATGCGAGCAAAAGGAGGATGTTCTGAGGATGGTGATCCCAGCACCATCAGCCGATGGAAACAAATTGAAGTTTTCAAGGAGTGATTCAGAAGAAGATAGTTCAATAGACACCATGGAAGCAGATGATCTATTTGAAATGTATGCAGGGGAAAGCTCATCACGTTtaacaaagaagagaagaaggtcTTAACTATGGTGAGACTATAAGTTCcaatgtcttttctttttccttttctgggcCTCCACTAGAGATTTGCAAGTGCCTGCTCCTTCAATTAGAATTCAAGATCATTATAAAACAGGGGTTTCGCACCATGCTACTAACATGattgaggaattttttttttttttttatgtgttgtTTCTCTATGATTTGTGATGCAGAGTGCATTAAACCAAAAATTAAGAGGATGCTTGTTAAAATggccatggtcttccaagttGCTCCATGTAATTTATCACACGGGCCTCTGTTGCCTCTCTTAATCCAATTAATGATGCCAATATTTTGTACTTTAAAATTCTAAGATAGTAAGTTTTGCTCAATCTAGTATAATATGTATCTTCAGGAAAATGTCGTTTGAATTGTCTCAAAGATTAAGAGGTCTACACAGGAAAAATTAGTTGATTCCTCTGTTGTTGGTCAGCAGATTGCATTGGATAGGTATAAAGGGATAGCGCTAGCTTCTAAGAAactttgcattttggcaaaGGAGGTTGACTTCAAGGATTTTCATGAAAAGCAAATAGTATGTGGCAAACACCTAAAATAAGTATTGCAAAGCAATTTttagaatgagaaaaaagattaaaaagggAGAATGAAGGAACTTGCAGGTACATGTGAAAGCACAAGCGAGTGGCACAACAGTAGGACCAATGCCGACGTCGTGCGACCCTAGGCAATATGCTGCTGAGGTCAACCACCAAACCTAGGGGACGCGACACCAATGTTGCTTGACCCTAGGCGACACAACACTGAACGCAAGTGTCCCATGACCTCAATTGGCAGAATGTTGGAGCCACACGACTAGGCAACGCAACGCTTCACCCTCGACAAGCTAAATCTGACATCAAGTGTCCCATGACCTCAATTTCAGCTCATAAATTACAAGCTCGTGTCTTTATCGAGCTTGTTGTTCCAACATGCAACGATCTAGATTTTAAAAACATGACATCAATACGGTTTGATTGCTACTTCAGTTAAAATCACGATGGATGATGAGCACGATTCGGTTCTCCAATCAAAGCTAAAACCCAtctccaaaaaaggaaagaaaagcccAGAAAGAACACATCGGATGCAATCACCCCCATCAATCGAGGGTCCAAAAGGGGAGGTCACAGGGACTAATACCCAGCCAAACTGATCACGTACGCGAAGCAaatgtggaaaaataaaaattcaacacaAATCAAGAGCATTGaagatctcaaatgaagcacaaagtagAACTCACTAGCCAAGTTGTGTTTGGAAAGCAAGGGTGACCCGAGTGTTAGGGTTTCTAGTtagggctttttttttctttttttttttccttctgatttACTTGACATTAAGTGAGGTGACCGGCATGAGTGGCGAGTGGCAAGTGTCGAGCGTTGAGTGGGGCGAGCGTCAATTGGCGGGCAACAAGCGTTGAGCAAGGCCAGCAGCAAGCATTGAGCATTGAGCGAGGCTAGCAGTgagtggtgagtggcgagcgTTGAGCGAGGCCAGCAACGACAGCAAAGGGCAAGTGGTGAGCGGCAAGCGATGCGAGTGGCACGCACGATCAGAGGTGAGCAGCGTGGGCAACCAGAGGCGAGCGGGATATTGCTACtgttgattttggcaaattgaagaacaaggAAGATAGTATGGAAGAGAATGTCCTTTGGGGAAGGAAGCCGTGAGGAGATTTACAGCGTAAACTTCGCGCCATTTTGGATGTCGCGAGTTCGTGACTGTGAGGACTCCTTGGTCCTCACAATGAAGATTGAAGAACATACTCTGGACTATAGAGGACGTTGTGAAGACCTTTACGGCGTaaacttcacgccttttggaattggatgCCGTCTGTTTGTGACTGTGAGCCTGAGGAGTCAACATCTTCAacatcattttacttaggttcgaatatataaaagaattataaataatataatataacagacattttacttaggtttgaatatataaaagaattataaataatataatataatatatagggtaggtccagggttggaccgacaaaaaactcttaggaccggaGACTAActcgcacagtgttggtcctggaatttcaggaccaaagACCGACCCaatccccttgggaaccggaccaggactgacagggttgggccgatccagggtcggtccagggtcgaccctagaccgctgctcacctcTACTGCTtcgctccttctctctctctctcatgtgcaAATAAATTTA
This region of Eucalyptus grandis isolate ANBG69807.140 chromosome 8, ASM1654582v1, whole genome shotgun sequence genomic DNA includes:
- the LOC104445165 gene encoding TMV resistance protein N produces the protein MAASSNIRRYYHVFLSFRGTDVRHGFLSHLYAALDQKGIYTFVDSEELRKGEEISPTLVGAIEESRIAIIVFSENYASSPWCLEELLKIMECKEQNDLMVFPVFFKVEPREVRGGRESYKRAMDKHESKFGKDSEKVKRWKKALLDAGNLSGWDFDDRNAQM